One genomic segment of Vibrio sp. SCSIO 43136 includes these proteins:
- the lolA gene encoding outer membrane lipoprotein chaperone LolA, translating into MKYWIASLALVSATVFAGAKEELNQRLLKTDGFSAEFEQVVTSPEGEVIQQAEGSVEISRPNKFRWETVVPDETLLVSDGQSLWYFDPFVEQVSIYNQSAATEQTPFVLLTRNQASDWDNYNVVQEGNHFTLTPVSQSTTQGVFTIKIDGKGQVEGFEVVEQDGQTSQFNFSQLKLVRPKDSRFEFVPPVGVEVNDERN; encoded by the coding sequence ATGAAGTATTGGATTGCATCTCTTGCGCTTGTCAGTGCAACGGTATTTGCTGGTGCCAAAGAAGAGTTAAACCAACGCCTACTAAAGACCGATGGTTTTAGTGCTGAGTTTGAACAAGTCGTGACCTCACCAGAAGGTGAAGTCATTCAACAAGCCGAAGGCTCGGTAGAGATCTCAAGACCCAACAAATTTCGTTGGGAGACAGTCGTGCCAGATGAGACGTTGCTGGTTTCTGATGGTCAATCCCTATGGTATTTCGACCCGTTTGTTGAGCAAGTAAGTATTTACAACCAATCGGCTGCGACCGAGCAGACGCCATTTGTTCTGTTGACTCGTAATCAAGCAAGTGACTGGGATAACTACAATGTGGTGCAAGAAGGTAATCACTTTACGCTAACTCCGGTCAGTCAATCGACGACTCAAGGCGTGTTTACCATTAAAATTGATGGTAAAGGGCAGGTCGAAGGGTTTGAAGTGGTTGAGCAAGATGGACAAACTAGCCAGTTTAACTTCAGTCAATTGAAGCTTGTAAGGCCAAAAGACTCTCGTTTTGAATTTGTTCCACCAGTTGGTGTTGAAGTCAACGATGAGCGAAATTAA
- a CDS encoding replication-associated recombination protein A, whose protein sequence is MSNYSLDFAGDEDFRPLAARMRPQTVEQYIGQQHILGEGKPLRKALKAGHIHSMILWGPPGTGKTTLAEVAANYANAEVERVSAVTSGVKDIRLAIDKARDNKMAGRRTILFVDEVHRFNKSQQDAFLPHIEDGTVTFIGATTENPSFELNNALLSRARVYKLTSLNSQDIQTVITQALEDSERGLGSEKADFESGVIERLSELVAGDARMSLNYLELLFDMASTNDSGEKEITLPLLAQVAGEKVTRFDKQGDIWYDLISAVHKSIRGSDPDAALYWSARMITAGCDPLYIARRLLAIASEDIGNADPRAMQVAISAWDCFARVGPAEGERALAQAVVYLACAPKSNAVYTAWKQALNDARNTPEYEVPSHLRNAPTSLMKDLGYGAEYRYAHDEPGAYAAGENYFPPEMAQTRYYFPTNRGLETKIGEKLDYLANLDAKSPQKRYEK, encoded by the coding sequence GTGAGCAACTACAGCTTAGACTTCGCAGGGGATGAAGATTTTCGTCCACTTGCGGCTCGAATGCGTCCGCAAACTGTTGAGCAGTACATTGGCCAGCAGCATATTCTTGGGGAAGGTAAACCGCTGCGTAAAGCACTTAAGGCGGGACACATCCACTCGATGATTTTGTGGGGACCACCGGGCACAGGCAAAACAACGCTGGCTGAAGTTGCTGCAAATTATGCGAACGCTGAAGTGGAGCGAGTCTCTGCGGTTACCTCGGGGGTGAAAGATATTCGCCTTGCGATTGATAAAGCTCGTGACAACAAAATGGCTGGTAGACGGACCATTTTGTTTGTTGACGAGGTGCATCGATTCAACAAAAGTCAGCAAGATGCCTTCTTACCGCATATTGAAGATGGCACGGTCACTTTTATCGGAGCGACCACAGAGAACCCTTCATTTGAGCTTAATAACGCACTGTTGTCACGAGCAAGAGTTTATAAGCTTACCTCACTCAATAGCCAAGATATTCAAACAGTTATTACTCAAGCATTAGAAGACAGTGAACGTGGCTTGGGCAGCGAGAAAGCCGATTTCGAATCCGGTGTTATCGAGCGCTTGTCAGAGTTGGTAGCAGGGGATGCCCGCATGTCACTCAATTATCTTGAGCTCTTGTTTGACATGGCATCGACCAATGATAGTGGTGAAAAAGAGATAACCTTGCCACTGCTTGCTCAGGTTGCTGGTGAAAAAGTCACTCGCTTTGATAAGCAAGGGGATATTTGGTACGACCTGATTTCTGCGGTGCACAAATCGATCCGAGGCTCTGATCCTGATGCCGCTTTGTATTGGTCGGCGAGAATGATCACGGCTGGGTGTGATCCTTTATACATAGCACGCCGTTTATTGGCTATTGCGTCGGAAGATATTGGCAATGCTGATCCTAGAGCCATGCAGGTAGCGATTTCCGCATGGGACTGTTTTGCCAGAGTTGGACCAGCAGAAGGCGAGAGAGCACTAGCTCAAGCTGTGGTATATCTTGCGTGTGCACCAAAGAGCAACGCCGTCTACACCGCTTGGAAGCAAGCCCTCAACGACGCGCGAAATACGCCAGAGTATGAAGTACCGTCACACCTGAGAAATGCCCCTACCAGTCTGATGAAAGATTTGGGCTATGGTGCTGAGTATCGTTATGCTCACGATGAGCCCGGTGCATATGCGGCGGGCGAAAATTATTTCCCTCCTGAAATGGCCCAGACACGCTACTATTTTCCAACAAATCGCGGTTTGGAAACCAAAATTGGCGAAAAGTTGGATTACTTGGCTAATTTGGACGCAAAAAGCCCGCAAAAGCGCTATGAAAAGTGA
- a CDS encoding DNA translocase FtsK 4TM domain-containing protein — protein sequence MFKQNKTQVETIIKTQEESAQPRLDGLQRLRDCCFIVGFLTSILMAIALLSFDPADPSWSQTAWGTQVNNLGGQFGALVADSLFFVFGSIAYVIPAASVVATWVFFRKRGQSEPIDFMLWGTRLLGFFVIVLTSCGLADINFDDIWYFSSGGIIGDVLTSLSIPMFNILGSTLVLLFLWGAGFTLLTGISWLAIVEWIGDGAIQLLGMLVNKARGDKEQVLEPNLDSDQPIAIAPEEKMEPKLDVDSEAPQDAQSHYNIHFPAGSEDNPAVSDSSVETVNAPGEDTSETQDSVFKVDESLVEEAPSRSPEVIDFSVVDEEEPTVRSKQLGATIEELEAAAQQDNDLATDDVVEAIYTNASDTPQIAVDDAPWAQETTQQESKPQEITQIEADEPQQPPAFLKENPAVEPSIEPVQELEQTSIEPVHNEQGQQDVSAPVDDPANEHSDPDVAAFQNMVSEAQQNMAGTQNPFLVQQQENLPVPTSPMPTLELLYHPEKRESVIDREALENIARLVESKLADYKIKARVVDIFPGPVITRFELDLAPGVKVSRISGLSMDLARSLSAMAVRVVEVIPGKPYVGLELPNMTRQTVFFSDVVGSPQFEQASSPTTVVLGQDIAGEAVVADLSKMPHVLVAGTTGSGKSVGVNVMILSMLYKATPEEVRFIMIDPKMLELSVYEGIPHLLSEVVTDMKDASNALRWCVGEMERRYKLMSALGVRNIKGYNEKLKMAAEAGHPIHDPLWQPGDSMDEMPPLLEKLPYIVVIVDEFADLMMVVGKKVEELIARLAQKARAAGIHLILATQRPSVDVITGLIKANIPTRVAFTVSTKTDSRTILDQGGAESLLGMGDMLYLPPGSSHTTRVHGAFASDDDVHAVVNDWKARGKPVYIDEITHGDQGPEALLPGETSAGDEDVDPLFDQVVQHVVETRRGSVSGVQRKFKIGYNRAARIVEQLEAQGIVSAPGHNGNREVLAPAPPKD from the coding sequence ATGTTCAAACAGAACAAAACTCAGGTTGAAACGATCATAAAGACTCAAGAAGAGTCAGCACAGCCTCGATTAGACGGACTGCAACGTCTTCGAGATTGCTGCTTTATCGTTGGCTTCTTAACATCAATCCTCATGGCGATTGCGCTGTTATCCTTCGACCCTGCCGATCCAAGTTGGTCACAAACGGCTTGGGGAACTCAAGTGAATAACCTTGGGGGGCAATTTGGCGCTCTGGTCGCAGATAGTCTGTTTTTTGTGTTTGGTTCCATTGCCTACGTCATTCCTGCTGCATCTGTGGTCGCCACTTGGGTGTTTTTCCGCAAGCGTGGTCAGTCTGAGCCTATTGATTTTATGTTGTGGGGTACGAGGTTACTCGGCTTCTTTGTAATCGTTTTAACCAGTTGCGGTCTGGCAGACATCAATTTCGATGATATTTGGTATTTTTCTTCTGGCGGCATCATTGGTGATGTGCTGACCAGTTTATCGATCCCGATGTTTAACATTTTGGGCTCGACACTGGTGCTGCTATTTTTGTGGGGAGCGGGTTTTACCTTACTCACTGGTATCTCATGGTTAGCCATTGTGGAGTGGATCGGTGATGGTGCAATTCAACTGTTGGGAATGCTGGTCAACAAGGCTCGTGGTGATAAAGAGCAGGTGCTTGAGCCAAACTTAGACAGCGACCAACCTATTGCTATCGCTCCTGAAGAAAAAATGGAACCAAAACTTGATGTAGATAGTGAAGCACCGCAAGATGCACAGTCGCATTACAACATTCATTTCCCAGCGGGTAGTGAAGATAATCCGGCGGTATCAGATAGCTCAGTCGAAACAGTGAATGCACCTGGTGAAGACACATCAGAGACTCAAGATAGCGTGTTTAAAGTTGACGAATCTTTGGTTGAGGAAGCTCCGAGTAGAAGCCCTGAAGTGATTGACTTTAGTGTTGTTGATGAAGAAGAACCTACCGTGCGCTCTAAACAGCTTGGGGCCACTATTGAAGAGCTAGAAGCTGCGGCGCAGCAAGACAATGACTTGGCCACTGATGACGTGGTAGAAGCTATTTATACAAATGCCAGCGACACACCTCAAATTGCTGTCGATGACGCACCTTGGGCTCAGGAAACCACGCAACAAGAATCTAAGCCACAAGAAATCACACAAATAGAAGCTGATGAACCACAACAGCCTCCAGCATTCTTGAAAGAAAACCCAGCAGTGGAGCCTAGTATCGAGCCTGTTCAAGAGCTTGAACAAACATCCATTGAACCTGTGCACAATGAACAGGGTCAGCAAGACGTCTCAGCTCCGGTTGATGATCCTGCGAATGAACATTCAGATCCTGATGTTGCCGCTTTCCAAAACATGGTCTCTGAAGCCCAGCAGAATATGGCGGGCACGCAAAATCCATTCTTGGTTCAACAGCAAGAAAATCTGCCTGTTCCTACCAGTCCAATGCCAACGCTAGAACTACTCTACCATCCTGAAAAACGGGAGAGCGTCATTGACCGTGAAGCGCTGGAGAATATCGCTCGTTTGGTAGAGTCCAAACTGGCAGATTACAAAATTAAAGCACGCGTGGTAGATATCTTCCCAGGTCCAGTCATTACCCGTTTTGAGCTTGACCTTGCTCCAGGAGTTAAAGTGAGCCGTATTTCAGGTCTTTCTATGGACTTGGCTCGCTCTTTGTCTGCGATGGCAGTGCGAGTGGTTGAAGTGATCCCTGGCAAGCCATACGTAGGTCTAGAGTTGCCAAATATGACTCGTCAAACAGTGTTTTTCTCGGATGTGGTAGGCAGCCCACAATTTGAACAGGCGTCATCACCTACCACGGTTGTGCTAGGTCAAGACATCGCCGGTGAAGCGGTGGTAGCAGATCTATCTAAGATGCCACACGTGCTGGTGGCAGGTACCACAGGTTCGGGTAAATCTGTGGGTGTTAACGTGATGATCTTGAGTATGTTGTATAAGGCAACACCTGAAGAAGTTCGCTTTATCATGATTGACCCGAAAATGTTGGAACTGTCGGTCTATGAAGGCATTCCGCACCTGCTGTCAGAGGTGGTTACGGATATGAAAGATGCCTCAAACGCACTGCGTTGGTGTGTGGGTGAGATGGAGCGTCGCTATAAACTTATGTCTGCGTTGGGTGTGCGAAACATCAAAGGCTATAACGAGAAGTTGAAGATGGCAGCAGAAGCAGGCCATCCGATCCATGATCCGTTGTGGCAGCCAGGTGACAGCATGGATGAAATGCCACCGCTGCTGGAAAAACTGCCGTATATCGTGGTGATCGTCGATGAATTTGCCGATCTTATGATGGTGGTGGGCAAGAAAGTTGAAGAGCTTATTGCTCGTCTTGCGCAAAAAGCGCGAGCTGCTGGTATTCACTTGATTTTGGCAACCCAGCGACCATCAGTGGATGTGATTACTGGCTTGATTAAGGCTAATATTCCTACTCGTGTTGCTTTCACCGTATCGACTAAAACCGATTCTCGAACCATTCTTGACCAAGGCGGCGCTGAGTCCTTGCTAGGCATGGGTGATATGCTGTACTTGCCACCGGGCTCAAGCCATACCACACGTGTCCATGGTGCTTTTGCTTCTGATGATGATGTTCATGCCGTGGTTAATGACTGGAAAGCTCGTGGTAAACCAGTCTATATCGATGAGATTACCCATGGTGACCAAGGCCCAGAAGCACTGCTTCCGGGGGAAACCTCTGCAGGTGATGAAGACGTAGATCCGCTGTTTGATCAGGTAGTGCAACATGTCGTTGAAACACGTCGTGGCTCAGTTTCTGGTGTGCAACGTAAGTTTAAGATCGGCTATAACCGAGCGGCGCGAATTGTTGAGCAACTTGAAGCGCAAGGCATAGTGAGTGCGCCGGGCCATAATGGTAACCGAGAAGTGCTCGCCCCTGCGCCACCAAAAGACTAA
- the serS gene encoding serine--tRNA ligase, producing the protein MLDSKLLRTELDETAAKLARRGFTLDVETIRQLEEQRKSIQVEVENLQSTRNSISKQIGQKMAAGDKEGAEEIKKQIGTLGSDLEAKKVELADVQAKLEDITLSVPNLPDDEVPDGKDEDDNVEVSRWGTPKSYDFEVKDHVDLGEMGDGLDFGSATKITGARFIVMKGQFARLHRAIAQFMLDLHTDEHGYTEMYVPYLVNADSLYGTGQLPKFGKDLFHTEPLEEKVNDEEPRRLSLIPTAEVPVTNMVRDTISDEADLPLKMTAHTPCFRSEAGSYGRDTRGLIRMHQFDKVELVQITRPEDSMNALEELTGHAEKVLQLLELPYRKVVLCTGDMGFGARKTYDLEVWVPAQETYREISSCSNMWDFQARRMQARFRRKGEKKPELVHTLNGSGLAVGRTMVAILENNQEADGRIAIPTVLQKYMNGVTHIG; encoded by the coding sequence ATGCTGGATTCTAAATTACTTCGCACTGAGCTGGATGAAACAGCTGCAAAACTGGCACGTCGTGGCTTTACGCTGGACGTGGAGACAATTCGTCAACTTGAAGAACAACGTAAGTCCATTCAAGTAGAAGTTGAAAATTTACAATCCACTCGCAACTCCATCTCTAAGCAAATCGGCCAAAAAATGGCGGCTGGTGACAAAGAAGGCGCTGAAGAGATTAAAAAGCAGATTGGTACTCTAGGTTCTGATCTGGAAGCGAAAAAAGTTGAGCTTGCGGATGTTCAAGCAAAACTTGAAGACATTACGCTGTCGGTTCCTAACCTACCTGACGATGAAGTGCCAGATGGTAAAGATGAAGACGATAACGTAGAAGTTTCTCGCTGGGGTACACCTAAGTCTTACGATTTTGAAGTGAAAGATCACGTAGACCTTGGTGAAATGGGTGACGGCCTAGATTTTGGTAGCGCTACTAAGATCACTGGCGCACGTTTTATCGTTATGAAAGGTCAATTTGCACGTCTACACCGTGCGATTGCTCAGTTTATGCTGGATCTTCACACGGATGAGCACGGCTACACAGAGATGTACGTACCTTACCTTGTGAACGCAGACAGCCTATACGGTACAGGTCAGCTTCCTAAGTTTGGTAAAGATCTGTTCCACACTGAGCCGCTAGAAGAGAAAGTGAATGATGAAGAACCTCGTCGCCTATCTCTGATCCCAACAGCAGAAGTACCAGTGACTAACATGGTTCGTGACACTATCTCTGACGAAGCAGACCTACCGCTTAAGATGACAGCTCACACACCATGTTTCCGTTCAGAGGCGGGCTCTTACGGTCGTGATACTCGCGGTCTAATCCGTATGCACCAGTTCGACAAAGTTGAGCTAGTACAGATCACTCGCCCAGAAGATTCAATGAACGCACTAGAAGAGCTAACGGGTCACGCTGAAAAAGTTCTACAACTTTTGGAGCTTCCTTACCGTAAAGTCGTTCTATGTACAGGTGATATGGGCTTTGGCGCTCGTAAAACTTACGATCTAGAAGTATGGGTTCCAGCACAAGAGACATACCGTGAGATCTCTTCTTGTTCGAATATGTGGGATTTCCAAGCGCGTCGTATGCAAGCTCGTTTCCGTCGTAAAGGCGAGAAGAAGCCAGAGCTTGTGCATACACTAAACGGTTCAGGTCTAGCCGTTGGCCGTACTATGGTTGCTATCCTTGAAAACAACCAAGAAGCTGACGGTCGTATTGCTATCCCAACAGTACTTCAGAAGTACATGAATGGCGTAACGCATATCGGCTAA